Proteins encoded together in one uncultured Desulfosarcina sp. window:
- a CDS encoding alpha-2-macroglobulin, producing the protein MNAFSKRFGLLLGRIAYTPPPWIRAINDFRKRKPIAFWAIGFLLLAAGAAAGYYLGQPAPIRVAAQITPPGPPADVDDPAPDRLEIVFAYAFDDLDPDRPLPKGDPSVARIDLIDKPLDNIGMAPTLPGRWQWADDRTLIFEPERPWPAGTRFTVSFPPAIFSPETRLKSDSAEFETPAFEAAIESLEFYQDPTDSSVRRVVATVGFSHPVDPSSLESHLTMAMRPSDESIQTPPVARKMTVRYDEHRHQAYLSSEPIRLPPNPNTMRLTVAKGVMPVSGGQPTAEDLTDTVLIPDRTSFLKVDQTDLRIVVNDRQEPEQVLTLAFTDEIDARELEEKLQFYLLPEFNSKRKNRYWKSPREVSNQVLAASQRLDVKALPNARPASAAYHFVLDVPEGRYLYLRIEPGLTSVNDFVQNSFYDNVMATPTYPRQVQMTGDGSMLALSGQRRLGMMARGLSALRISVGRLLPNQIVHLVTQTGGDIRDPYFSNHNFDAENIAETTRKTLDLKPLHPKQANYASLDLSEFLRGEDRGYGLFFVNVEGWDKTRKRPVHGAADQRLILISDLGLLVKNNADGSHELFVQSIATGRPVAGAMVQLLGKNGLPLFRRTTSDEGLARIPVTRDFKGEQQPSVYLVKTDTDTAFIPFGSHSRQVDFSRFEVGGVRGRQAKPGALTAFLFSDRGIYRPGETVHLGMIVKNAPLDNVTGIPLEAVIRDPRNNTVKTEKITLPEKGFFEVDYVTDATSNTGRYQVSLYLVRDNRYRGPLLGSTDFTVEEFIPDTMKIASTLLYVPDRGWTAAPSLTARVSLQNLFGAPAGDRRVQATIGVQPIRFRFDEFADYRFADPFADAEQRPLRIDEALEPAVTDADGQVRFTIPLDRFREGTYRLNFYVEGFDPGGGRSVSAQNWVLISPLPHLVGFKSDGDLDFIHAGGQRRIDWIAIDPALKPLALSDLTVKRLEIQHLSTLVKQPNGTFKYQTVDREREIDSQPFAIAESGTGYPLPTEEPGDYAIEVHDPAGARLARLTYTVVGHGNLTGRLEKEAALQLKLDRSDYRAGDTIEMSITAPYTGTGLVTIESDRVHAFKWFTAETTGTLASIRVPDDLEGNAYVCVSFVRDAGSKEIFTSPLSTAVAPFTIDRSRRQLEVSLEVDKLVRPGKAMTIGYTTEKPSRVAVFAVDEGILQVAGYHTPKPIDHFMRKRALEVTTLQMLDLILPEYDLIREAMASGGGAMRKALAANLNPFARLTDTPAVFWSGIVDGGPDRRTVSFTVPDTFAGNLKVMAVAVGEDAIGTAEADTLVRGPFVLSPSVLLQTAPDDEFVATVGVANLVEGSGKQAAVDVRIEASDNLKILGEHTLRLTIDEEGEGRASFTVRAGQAPGAATLTFSAQLGDEEGRRTVGLSIRPAVPYGTTFVSGHEKDGSVRLTLPRQLFPELAEQRVSASASPLVLVDALVAYLDHFPHGCTEQVVSQVFPLVGLLSHPGYRSRVTDIDRRFAAVIDRLRERQLAGGGFCFWPGGSVAADFPSVYVMHFLIESRELGYSVPADMLRRGTDYLQEAASRDVGDLTEAGVQAQAIYLLTRLGQTTTNYLVHLQETLQHRHPDTWETDLAAVYMAAAYQLLKMDAEADRLAGQYRIGSDKLETLNDFNWPLTRDAQALYLLCRHFEKRAAAIDGETVLKFIDPIFKGETNTIGASYAILALGAYGRLQSTDGQPETVRFEMETADGAKQALDGRSDPFPTATYGTDARKIGIDGTGPLFYLNVQSGFDRSLPTQPLRSGLEIYREYTDASGEAVETFTQGQEVTVHLRIRSLKSPMVTNVAIVDLLPGGFEVIRSSVPRTVGRWTADYVDVREDRVVFYGHVGTSVRDLTYRVKVISAGSFSLPAAAAESMYDRSLKAATAGGRVTVAPAP; encoded by the coding sequence ATGAACGCCTTTTCGAAACGGTTCGGCCTGCTGCTGGGACGCATCGCGTACACCCCGCCGCCGTGGATACGTGCCATCAACGATTTCAGGAAACGCAAGCCCATCGCTTTCTGGGCCATCGGTTTCCTGCTCCTGGCGGCCGGTGCGGCCGCGGGTTATTATCTGGGCCAACCGGCCCCCATCCGGGTGGCGGCGCAGATCACCCCCCCGGGACCGCCGGCCGATGTCGATGACCCCGCGCCGGATCGCCTGGAAATCGTCTTCGCCTATGCCTTCGACGATCTCGACCCCGACCGGCCATTGCCGAAAGGCGATCCCAGCGTGGCGCGCATCGACCTGATCGACAAACCGCTGGACAACATCGGCATGGCTCCGACCCTGCCGGGCCGCTGGCAGTGGGCCGACGACCGGACCCTGATTTTCGAACCGGAGCGCCCCTGGCCGGCCGGCACCCGCTTTACGGTGTCCTTTCCGCCGGCGATTTTCTCGCCTGAAACCCGGCTGAAATCGGATTCGGCCGAATTCGAGACGCCGGCTTTCGAGGCGGCCATCGAATCTTTGGAGTTCTACCAGGATCCCACGGACAGCTCCGTGCGCCGGGTGGTGGCCACGGTGGGGTTTTCTCATCCCGTGGACCCGTCCAGCCTGGAAAGCCATCTGACCATGGCCATGCGGCCCTCGGACGAATCCATCCAGACGCCCCCGGTGGCCAGGAAGATGACGGTGCGATACGACGAGCACCGCCACCAGGCCTACCTCTCCTCCGAGCCGATCCGCCTGCCACCGAATCCCAACACCATGCGGTTGACCGTAGCTAAGGGGGTCATGCCGGTCAGCGGCGGCCAGCCCACTGCCGAGGACCTGACCGACACGGTACTCATTCCCGACCGCACCAGTTTTCTAAAGGTCGACCAGACCGATTTGCGCATCGTGGTCAACGACCGCCAGGAGCCCGAACAGGTGCTCACCCTGGCCTTTACCGATGAAATCGACGCCCGGGAACTGGAGGAAAAACTTCAATTTTACCTTCTCCCGGAATTCAACAGCAAACGCAAAAACCGCTACTGGAAAAGCCCCCGGGAAGTCAGCAATCAGGTCCTGGCCGCTTCCCAGAGGCTGGACGTAAAGGCCCTGCCCAACGCGCGCCCGGCCTCGGCCGCCTACCATTTCGTCCTCGATGTGCCGGAAGGCCGCTACCTGTACCTGCGCATCGAACCTGGGCTCACCTCGGTCAACGATTTCGTTCAGAATTCCTTTTACGACAACGTGATGGCCACACCGACCTACCCCCGGCAGGTTCAAATGACCGGCGACGGATCGATGCTGGCCCTGTCCGGCCAGCGGCGGCTGGGAATGATGGCCCGCGGGCTGAGCGCCCTGAGAATCAGCGTAGGGCGCCTGCTGCCCAACCAGATCGTTCACCTGGTCACCCAGACCGGCGGCGACATCCGCGACCCCTACTTCTCCAATCACAATTTCGATGCGGAGAACATCGCCGAAACCACCCGAAAAACCCTGGACCTCAAGCCCCTGCATCCCAAACAGGCCAATTACGCTTCCCTGGACCTGTCGGAATTCTTGCGTGGCGAGGACCGCGGATACGGCCTGTTCTTCGTCAATGTCGAGGGCTGGGACAAAACGCGCAAGCGCCCGGTCCACGGAGCCGCGGATCAGCGACTGATCCTGATCAGTGACCTGGGTCTGCTGGTCAAGAACAACGCCGACGGCTCCCATGAACTCTTCGTCCAGTCCATTGCCACCGGCCGGCCGGTGGCCGGCGCCATGGTTCAACTGCTGGGCAAAAACGGCCTGCCGCTGTTTCGCCGCACCACCTCGGACGAGGGGCTTGCCCGCATCCCCGTCACCCGGGATTTCAAGGGCGAGCAGCAGCCCAGCGTCTATCTGGTGAAAACGGACACGGACACTGCCTTCATCCCCTTTGGCAGTCATTCGCGCCAGGTCGATTTCTCCCGCTTCGAGGTGGGAGGCGTGCGCGGGCGCCAGGCCAAACCGGGCGCCCTGACGGCCTTTCTCTTCTCGGACCGGGGTATCTATCGACCCGGAGAGACGGTCCATCTGGGCATGATTGTCAAAAACGCCCCGCTGGACAACGTCACCGGCATCCCCCTGGAAGCGGTGATCCGGGACCCGCGCAACAACACGGTGAAAACCGAGAAGATCACCCTGCCGGAAAAGGGATTTTTCGAGGTGGACTACGTTACCGACGCCACCTCCAACACCGGGCGCTACCAGGTGTCCCTCTATCTGGTGCGCGACAATCGCTACCGCGGCCCCCTGCTGGGTTCGACCGACTTCACGGTGGAGGAGTTTATCCCCGACACCATGAAGATCGCCAGCACCCTGCTGTACGTACCGGATCGCGGCTGGACCGCCGCGCCGTCTCTGACGGCCCGGGTCTCCCTGCAAAACCTGTTCGGCGCACCGGCCGGCGACCGCCGCGTCCAGGCGACCATCGGCGTGCAGCCGATCCGGTTCCGGTTTGACGAATTCGCCGACTACCGCTTCGCCGATCCCTTTGCCGACGCCGAGCAAAGGCCCCTGCGAATCGACGAAGCCCTGGAGCCGGCAGTAACCGATGCCGACGGCCAGGTCCGTTTCACCATTCCCCTGGACCGCTTCCGTGAAGGCACCTATCGGTTGAATTTCTATGTCGAAGGCTTCGATCCCGGCGGCGGACGCAGCGTATCGGCCCAGAACTGGGTGCTGATATCTCCGCTGCCCCACCTGGTGGGATTCAAGAGCGACGGCGACCTGGACTTCATCCATGCCGGCGGCCAGCGCCGCATCGACTGGATCGCCATCGACCCCGCGCTGAAGCCTCTGGCCCTGTCCGACCTGACCGTAAAACGCCTGGAAATCCAGCACCTCTCCACCCTGGTCAAACAGCCCAACGGCACATTCAAATACCAGACCGTGGACCGGGAACGCGAAATCGACAGCCAGCCCTTTGCCATCGCCGAATCGGGAACCGGCTACCCATTGCCTACGGAAGAGCCGGGAGACTACGCCATCGAGGTGCATGACCCGGCGGGCGCCCGGCTGGCCCGCCTGACCTATACGGTGGTGGGCCACGGCAACCTCACCGGCCGTCTGGAAAAAGAGGCCGCCCTGCAGCTCAAGCTGGACCGCAGCGACTACCGGGCCGGCGACACCATCGAAATGAGCATCACAGCCCCGTATACGGGCACCGGGTTGGTCACCATCGAAAGCGACCGGGTGCACGCCTTCAAATGGTTTACCGCCGAGACGACCGGCACCCTCGCATCCATCCGCGTGCCCGACGATCTGGAGGGCAACGCCTATGTCTGCGTTTCCTTCGTACGCGATGCCGGCTCCAAGGAGATCTTCACCAGCCCGTTGAGCACGGCCGTGGCGCCCTTTACCATCGACCGCAGCCGCCGTCAGCTGGAAGTCTCCCTGGAGGTGGACAAACTGGTGCGTCCGGGCAAAGCCATGACTATCGGCTATACCACCGAAAAACCGTCGCGGGTGGCGGTGTTCGCCGTGGACGAGGGCATCCTCCAGGTGGCCGGCTACCATACGCCCAAGCCCATCGACCATTTCATGAGAAAACGGGCCCTGGAAGTAACCACCTTGCAGATGCTGGACCTGATCCTGCCCGAGTATGATCTGATCCGGGAGGCCATGGCCAGCGGCGGGGGGGCCATGCGCAAGGCCCTGGCCGCCAACCTGAACCCCTTTGCGCGGCTGACCGACACGCCGGCGGTTTTCTGGTCCGGCATCGTGGACGGAGGGCCCGACCGGCGCACGGTATCCTTTACCGTGCCGGACACCTTCGCCGGCAACCTCAAAGTCATGGCCGTGGCCGTGGGCGAGGATGCCATTGGAACGGCCGAGGCCGACACCCTGGTGCGCGGCCCCTTTGTGCTCTCGCCCAGCGTGCTGCTCCAGACCGCCCCCGACGACGAATTTGTCGCCACGGTGGGTGTGGCCAACCTGGTGGAAGGCAGCGGCAAGCAGGCCGCGGTGGATGTCCGTATCGAAGCTTCCGACAACCTGAAAATCCTCGGGGAACACACCCTGCGCCTGACCATCGACGAGGAAGGCGAAGGCCGTGCTTCCTTTACGGTCCGGGCCGGCCAAGCTCCCGGAGCGGCCACGCTTACCTTTTCCGCGCAATTGGGCGACGAGGAGGGCCGGCGCACGGTGGGCTTGAGCATCCGGCCGGCCGTACCCTATGGGACCACCTTCGTCAGCGGCCATGAGAAAGACGGTTCCGTCCGGCTGACCCTGCCGCGGCAGCTGTTCCCCGAACTGGCCGAGCAGCGCGTGTCGGCGTCGGCCAGCCCGCTGGTGCTGGTGGATGCCCTTGTCGCCTACCTGGATCATTTTCCCCACGGCTGCACCGAACAGGTGGTCAGCCAGGTGTTTCCCCTGGTGGGCCTGCTGAGCCATCCGGGTTATCGTTCCCGGGTGACGGACATCGACCGGCGTTTTGCGGCGGTAATCGACCGCCTTCGCGAACGGCAGCTTGCCGGCGGCGGGTTCTGCTTCTGGCCCGGCGGGTCGGTTGCGGCCGATTTCCCCAGCGTCTATGTGATGCACTTTCTGATCGAATCCCGCGAGCTGGGCTATTCGGTGCCGGCGGACATGCTGCGCCGGGGAACCGACTACCTGCAGGAGGCAGCCTCCCGGGATGTCGGCGACCTGACCGAGGCCGGCGTGCAGGCCCAGGCCATCTACCTGCTCACCCGGCTGGGCCAAACCACCACCAACTATCTGGTCCACCTCCAGGAAACCTTGCAACATCGCCATCCGGACACCTGGGAAACGGACCTGGCGGCCGTATACATGGCTGCCGCCTACCAACTGCTGAAGATGGATGCCGAAGCCGACCGTCTGGCCGGCCAATACCGCATCGGATCGGACAAACTCGAGACGTTGAACGACTTCAACTGGCCCCTGACCCGGGATGCCCAGGCCCTCTATCTGCTGTGCCGGCATTTCGAGAAGCGGGCCGCCGCCATCGACGGCGAGACGGTGCTGAAATTCATCGATCCCATCTTCAAGGGCGAGACCAACACCATCGGAGCCAGCTACGCCATCCTGGCCCTGGGCGCCTATGGCCGGCTGCAATCCACGGACGGGCAACCGGAAACGGTCCGTTTTGAGATGGAGACGGCCGACGGGGCCAAACAGGCGCTGGACGGTCGATCCGATCCCTTCCCCACGGCGACCTACGGGACCGATGCCCGCAAAATCGGCATCGACGGGACCGGCCCGCTCTTTTACCTGAACGTTCAATCCGGTTTCGACCGCAGCCTGCCCACCCAGCCCCTGCGCAGCGGACTGGAAATTTATCGCGAGTACACCGATGCTTCGGGCGAAGCTGTAGAAACCTTCACCCAGGGTCAGGAGGTCACCGTACACCTGAGGATTCGCTCGTTGAAATCGCCTATGGTAACGAACGTGGCCATTGTCGATCTGCTGCCCGGCGGGTTCGAAGTGATCCGCAGTTCCGTGCCGCGAACCGTGGGCCGCTGGACGGCCGACTATGTGGATGTGCGCGAGGATCGGGTCGTCTTCTACGGGCATGTGGGTACCTCGGTGCGCGATCTGACCTATCGGGTGAAGGTGATTTCCGCCGGCAGCTTCAGCCTGCCCGCAGCGGCGGCCGAATCCATGTACGACCGCAGCCTCAAGGCCGCCACGGCCGGCGGACGGGTAACGGTGGCGCCGGCCCCATGA
- the pbpC gene encoding penicillin-binding protein 1C, whose product MKRGLLVLAAAFALAAAGYLLCPRPELEAAYPQSRAFFDSQGRLLRLTLADDDRYRLHCPLEQMEPRLIQATLLYEDKDFYRHPGVDALALVRAFWATYIARSRRVGASTIAMQVARLRWRLHTGSLPGKLHQILRALQLTRHYDKDRILEAYLNLAPYGGNIEGIQAASLIYFDKTADRLSLPEALTLAVVPQNPVHRNPATAAGFANLQAARSHLLDRWLSAHPGGSSLSGFFELPLSVRHPSRLPFQAPHFVNHLDAEPLPTKRRIIHTTLDLHRQQTVEALVRAHIARHASEGIHNAAVLVLDRRRMALKAMVGSANFFDDAIFGQVNGTTARRSPGSALKPFVYALAMDKGLIHPASLMKDAPRRYGGFTPENYDQRFLGPVSAHDALILSRNLPATRLQALLGEPGFHGFLQQAGIENLKPAEFYGLALCLGGVEVTMLELASLYAAMANGGELRPIRMLADGKDLAPSRRILSAEACFLTMDILKDNPPPESHRVAAMAAGTNQVAWKTGTSHGFRDAWAVGICDDLVVAVWVGNFDGQGNRAFVGRSAAGPLLFEILAALVPDRGWTVEEEVNFSQLNLRQVDVCALTGELPGKYCRRTKKSGFIPGVSPIRVCSVHRAIPVDVATGRRACRHVPEKTEMRVFEFWPSDLQSIFRTAGIALKDPPPFDEDCRLDQQAASGLPPAITSPQPGLVAAMNSESSNARQVPFLAVADGDVRRLYWFVDNRYVGASPPGQPLMWTARSGTFDVHVVDDHGRAASTALTVEWVR is encoded by the coding sequence ATGAAGCGCGGGCTGCTTGTTCTGGCGGCGGCGTTCGCTCTGGCCGCCGCCGGCTACCTGCTGTGCCCCCGCCCGGAGCTGGAAGCCGCCTACCCCCAGTCCCGGGCCTTTTTCGACAGCCAGGGCCGCCTGCTGCGCCTGACGTTGGCCGACGACGACCGTTACCGACTGCACTGCCCCCTGGAGCAAATGGAGCCCCGCCTGATTCAGGCCACCCTGCTTTACGAGGACAAGGATTTTTACCGCCATCCCGGCGTGGATGCGCTGGCCCTGGTCCGGGCATTCTGGGCCACCTACATCGCCCGCAGCCGGCGGGTGGGGGCTTCCACCATCGCCATGCAGGTGGCCCGGCTGCGCTGGCGCCTTCACACGGGCAGCCTGCCCGGCAAACTGCACCAGATCCTGCGGGCTCTGCAGCTCACGCGCCATTACGACAAGGACCGCATCCTGGAGGCCTACCTGAACCTGGCACCTTACGGCGGCAACATCGAAGGCATCCAGGCCGCCAGCCTGATCTATTTCGACAAGACCGCCGACCGGTTGAGCCTTCCCGAAGCCCTGACCCTGGCCGTGGTGCCCCAGAACCCCGTGCACCGCAATCCGGCCACCGCCGCCGGCTTTGCCAACCTGCAGGCCGCCCGCAGCCATCTTCTGGATCGCTGGTTAAGCGCCCACCCCGGGGGCAGCTCCCTGAGCGGTTTTTTCGAACTGCCCCTGTCGGTCCGCCATCCGTCCCGGCTGCCTTTCCAGGCGCCCCATTTCGTGAACCATCTCGATGCCGAACCCCTGCCGACAAAACGCCGGATCATCCATACGACCCTGGATCTGCACCGGCAGCAGACCGTTGAAGCCCTGGTTCGCGCCCATATCGCCCGGCATGCGTCCGAAGGCATCCACAATGCGGCGGTACTGGTGCTGGACCGGCGCAGAATGGCGCTGAAAGCCATGGTGGGGTCGGCAAACTTTTTCGACGACGCCATTTTCGGCCAGGTCAACGGGACCACGGCCCGGCGCTCGCCGGGATCGGCGCTCAAGCCTTTCGTCTACGCCCTGGCCATGGACAAGGGCCTGATCCATCCGGCCAGCCTGATGAAGGACGCTCCCCGGCGCTACGGCGGATTCACTCCCGAGAATTACGACCAGCGTTTTCTGGGGCCGGTCTCGGCCCACGACGCCCTGATTTTAAGCCGCAACCTGCCGGCGACCCGCCTCCAGGCCCTTTTGGGCGAGCCCGGTTTTCACGGTTTTTTGCAGCAGGCGGGCATCGAAAATCTCAAACCGGCCGAGTTTTACGGCCTGGCCCTTTGCCTCGGCGGGGTCGAGGTGACCATGCTGGAGCTGGCTTCACTGTATGCCGCCATGGCCAACGGCGGGGAACTGCGCCCCATCCGCATGCTCGCCGATGGAAAGGATCTGGCGCCGTCCCGACGCATCCTGAGTGCAGAGGCCTGCTTCCTGACGATGGATATTCTCAAAGACAATCCGCCACCGGAAAGCCACCGCGTTGCTGCCATGGCCGCCGGCACCAATCAGGTGGCCTGGAAAACCGGCACCTCCCACGGATTCCGAGATGCCTGGGCCGTGGGCATCTGCGATGATCTGGTGGTGGCCGTGTGGGTGGGTAACTTCGACGGCCAGGGCAATCGGGCCTTCGTGGGCCGCAGCGCCGCCGGTCCCCTGCTTTTCGAGATACTCGCCGCCCTGGTGCCAGACCGGGGCTGGACCGTTGAAGAAGAGGTCAACTTCTCACAACTCAACCTACGGCAGGTGGACGTGTGCGCCCTTACCGGCGAGCTTCCCGGAAAATACTGCCGGCGCACGAAGAAAAGCGGGTTCATCCCCGGCGTGTCGCCCATCCGGGTCTGCAGCGTTCATCGGGCCATCCCCGTGGATGTTGCCACCGGCCGACGGGCCTGCCGGCATGTGCCGGAGAAAACCGAGATGCGGGTGTTCGAGTTCTGGCCTTCGGACCTGCAGTCCATTTTTCGCACGGCAGGAATCGCACTCAAAGATCCGCCGCCTTTTGACGAAGATTGCCGTCTCGACCAGCAGGCCGCATCCGGCCTGCCGCCGGCCATTACTTCGCCGCAACCCGGGCTGGTGGCAGCCATGAACAGCGAATCGTCCAACGCCCGCCAGGTGCCCTTCCTTGCGGTCGCCGACGGGGATGTCAGGCGACTGTATTGGTTCGTGGACAATCGTTACGTGGGCGCATCGCCCCCCGGACAGCCGCTGATGTGGACCGCCCGAAGCGGCACCTTCGATGTCCACGTGGTGGACGACCACGGCCGCGCCGCTTCAACCGCCTTGACCGTTGAGTGGGTCCGATAG
- a CDS encoding MFS transporter: protein MIKYRRWIIYFISCLLFVFSQFYRSSIAVITPNLVNELHFDPEELGLISAAFFYSFAAMQIPVALYLDRVGPRLLMTALSLLAAAGAIVFAYGNSSEVLIVGRILLGIGMSCNLMGPLKLVTTWFSPVYFATLSAIFVSVGTAGNIMAATPLVWFTNQFGWRTTFILFALCNLLITILFFSVAKDSPEGKPAKHPKEKSARLSGFTNDIMQLFYRKDYWLISMGTFFRYGIYASVQALWAAPFLMTVLGFSQLMTGNLLFAMSIGMIIGSPICGWISDRVLLSRKNVVIAGLAVMAGILIVLSLLSKGVWTFIIFALFFGFGFSSGSGQIMYAHIKERMPLKNAGSAMTGINFFTMIGGAFFLHGIGWAIKAFHAGGAFGPEVLKLVFVFFGISLFVTALFYMFTVDGKQNY from the coding sequence GTGATAAAATATCGCCGCTGGATCATCTATTTCATATCTTGCCTTCTTTTCGTCTTTTCACAGTTTTACCGATCTTCTATCGCTGTGATCACGCCCAATCTGGTTAACGAGCTTCACTTCGACCCTGAGGAATTAGGACTCATCTCCGCGGCGTTCTTTTATTCGTTTGCCGCAATGCAGATACCGGTGGCATTGTATCTTGACCGGGTCGGGCCTCGATTGCTCATGACCGCACTTTCATTATTAGCTGCCGCCGGGGCCATTGTATTTGCTTATGGGAATTCCAGTGAAGTGCTCATCGTTGGCCGTATACTCCTTGGTATCGGCATGTCCTGTAATCTGATGGGGCCATTGAAACTGGTCACCACCTGGTTTTCTCCGGTTTATTTTGCGACGCTTTCCGCCATATTCGTATCGGTTGGCACGGCCGGAAATATCATGGCCGCGACACCATTGGTGTGGTTCACCAATCAGTTTGGATGGCGAACTACGTTTATACTCTTTGCCCTCTGCAACCTGCTCATCACAATCCTGTTTTTTTCAGTGGCAAAAGATAGCCCCGAGGGCAAGCCGGCAAAACATCCAAAAGAAAAATCGGCTCGCCTGTCCGGGTTTACGAATGACATCATGCAGCTTTTTTATCGAAAAGATTACTGGCTGATCTCAATGGGCACGTTTTTTCGCTATGGAATCTACGCATCCGTACAGGCGCTTTGGGCAGCACCTTTTCTGATGACCGTTTTGGGGTTTTCTCAATTAATGACCGGCAACCTTTTATTTGCCATGAGTATCGGCATGATCATTGGCAGCCCGATTTGCGGGTGGATTTCCGACAGGGTGCTTCTTTCGCGAAAAAATGTCGTCATCGCCGGGTTGGCCGTCATGGCGGGCATTTTGATCGTATTGTCCCTGTTATCCAAGGGTGTCTGGACATTCATTATTTTCGCATTGTTTTTTGGATTCGGGTTTTCCAGCGGTTCAGGCCAGATCATGTATGCCCACATCAAGGAGCGCATGCCTCTGAAAAATGCGGGCAGCGCAATGACGGGGATCAATTTTTTTACAATGATTGGCGGCGCCTTTTTTCTTCATGGCATTGGCTGGGCGATAAAGGCGTTCCATGCTGGAGGAGCGTTTGGGCCTGAAGTTCTCAAACTGGTATTTGTTTTTTTTGGGATCAGCCTTTTCGTTACGGCTTTGTTTTATATGTTCACGGTTGATGGCAAACAAAATTATTAA
- the msrA gene encoding peptide-methionine (S)-S-oxide reductase MsrA gives MKITLYTTIIFFTVGMIANTNSFSQDKSETAEAVFAGGCFWCMESDFEKIDGVKDVISGYINGTGENPTYRDYADRGFIEVVLVKFDAAKISYNDLLTYYWRHVDPTDAGGQFCDRGHAYTTGIFYLSDEQKKSAAKSKEALEKSGVLQAPIVTPITVAGKFYPAEDYHQNYYKKNPLKYKFYRYRCGRDKRIEEVWVKEEGGID, from the coding sequence ATGAAAATAACACTATATACGACAATAATTTTTTTTACAGTGGGGATGATAGCGAACACGAATTCTTTTTCCCAAGACAAATCTGAAACGGCCGAGGCTGTCTTCGCCGGTGGATGTTTCTGGTGCATGGAATCGGATTTCGAAAAGATCGATGGGGTTAAGGATGTCATTTCGGGATACATCAATGGAACGGGGGAAAACCCGACCTACCGCGATTATGCGGACAGAGGTTTCATAGAAGTGGTGCTCGTAAAATTTGATGCCGCAAAGATATCCTACAACGACCTGCTTACGTATTACTGGCGGCATGTCGATCCTACCGATGCCGGAGGTCAGTTTTGCGACAGGGGACATGCATACACGACTGGCATTTTTTATCTGAGCGATGAACAAAAAAAATCGGCAGCGAAATCAAAGGAAGCGCTTGAGAAATCCGGAGTGCTCCAAGCCCCAATTGTTACACCAATCACAGTGGCAGGAAAGTTCTACCCTGCCGAGGATTATCATCAGAATTATTACAAGAAAAACCCTTTAAAATACAAATTCTATCGTTACAGATGCGGAAGGGACAAAAGGATAGAGGAAGTATGGGTAAAAGAGGAAGGGGGGATAGACTGA